In the genome of Malania oleifera isolate guangnan ecotype guangnan chromosome 5, ASM2987363v1, whole genome shotgun sequence, the window CCCATAACCAATAGTCCATCTTGGAAGAAAGCTAAAAGGATCCAATATGTTAAGATGCAAAGTGAATTCTCTACCTCCCACCTTCACATTATTAGAACTCCTATTTGAAATGAAATTTCCAAGAAAAAGTATACTCTTTTGTAGCAAATTAGTAAAACAAACAATAGTAAATGgaaatcaattttttaaaaaaggtgaCAACTCCCGCACAAGCCTTTCTAAAAGCAAACTAGAGAATCACTACCCATTTTCTACTTTACCAACACAACTACAAGAGAGAATCACAGGAGATTTGATTTCCAAGGTATGTTGCTCAAGGGGAGAATGGTAAGGTAAGTAGGTTGCACAAGGCAATTCTTAAAGCAATCTCCTCAAACTTGGTTTGACTAAATTGGTACAATGGTTTCTACATTTTGTTTGATCTAGTGCTGCTCGTGTTTGGTAAAGGAAACGAGCGGAATTGAGATTGTACGATGTAATAAAAGGGTTGAATCTATCTCAACGAAAATATAActtggacttgctaagtgagaCTTGTATTTTAGGCACTAATCAAGATGATACTCTTATGAATCCCAACATGAATTTGTCTAGGGACGTTGGACCAAACTTCAAAGACAAATGTCGATAACGGTAGTTGGTTGGAAAGTTCATCTACTTAATTGTAAGTGGACTTAACACATTTGTTGTAGGAGTGGTAAGTAAGCCTATGGAAAATCCCCAAGTACTGTTCAATCATTGAACTAGAGCAGTGTACTAAGAAGTTTCAGGAGAAATAGTAATGGAAGCATTTTACTAGTGAACAAGTCTGGGGCCAAGAATTGTGATATGTGAAGGCAGGGATAAGGTTGTAATTGAAGAAAATGGGAAGTACCGATAAGGtattaaaaaaaagtttaaattatCAGTTAGGTAATTAGTAATAAACTCTTCAGACAATTTTATAAGCACTATGTTGTATGTTAAACGACTGTAAACTAGACTCTAAACCACTGAAATAACCAGCAGCATCAAAAGTAGCACCAATTTAGTTAATTAAACAAGAACTGGAAGCACACAGAAGGACTTCAACCTTAAGATGACAGAGAAGTCGGCAACTCAGTCTTGCTGCCTGTATCAGCTTGACTAGCCGCTGTCGGCGGTACATAGATTCTAGCTTTCTTGAGAATTTCAGCAACAACCCAATTCTTACGCTTGCTCAATGGCCTAGAATGATCTAATCTAACCTGCAATAATAGTTTTGTAAATatattcatttctaatatttattaacaataaataacaaataaataaaatataacaaaaaacCAGCTCCATTACTTAATCTTATATTCAACTTCTCATCTGTCTGCAAAATCACTGGCACAAAAAATAAAATGGGAAAAGGAATGTTCTCGATTATATTGAAACTAAATTACAAACATTTTCAAGTGAACAGTCCCCAAATAGAAAAAGGATCATATTGGGAAAGGAAAATATAGAATTTCACTCTCGTATTGGTGATATCAGAGAtgaaattagaagaagaagaagaagaagaagaagaagaacacacTCTGTCGCCAATGTTGCACTGGTTATGCTCGTCGTGGGCCATGAATTTGGAGGTCCGTTTGACGTAGCGATTGTAGAGCTTGTGGTGGAAGAGACGGTCTACTGCCACAACCACCGATTTCTGCATCTTGTTCGACACCACCATTCCTACCACGGGTTTCATCTTCCTCCTACCCTCAGCCACTCCTAATCTCAATTCTCACACAACAAAACCCTAATGAACCTACCACGAACAGCAGTTGTGAACGAACTTGATTTTGTATCCCTAACAATGATTTCCTTTCCTTTTTggattttttatattaaaatattaaataacagttTGGTGAAAACTTCATTTCCATGCATCCTAAAACTCAATCTAacaattatttaaataaaattcattCGATCGTCCAGCGAGGTTTGTTTAGAAAAATAGACACCATTTGATATGTGGCGATTAAAAATCATTGAACCATagaacaatttttaaataaattttttaaaggaaaaaaaatgttacATCAAATAGCGAGTTATGCATGTTAAACTTCTctcctccttttcttttttttcttcacgTGCAACCGTTTGCACCTACTTCTCTCCCAATAA includes:
- the LOC131156181 gene encoding uncharacterized protein LOC131156181 → MKPVVGMVVSNKMQKSVVVAVDRLFHHKLYNRYVKRTSKFMAHDEHNQCNIGDRVRLDHSRPLSKRKNWVVAEILKKARIYVPPTAASQADTGSKTELPTSLSS